The sequence GATTCATTTTCTGATACGATATAGTATGCGCCTTGTGCTAAACAGCCTGTATATATTTGTTCAATTTTCATTGAGTCTTATTTAAATATTATGATTATACAAAGTAATGAATTAATTATAAAGAAATGATAATTCTGATTGATAGTTTCTTTCAATATTACAATTTTCATATTTTCAATCTATGTGAAAGGGATTAAATATCAGACAGAAACAATATTTGAGAAGTGGATAAAATAGGTAGACTGTTTTATATCATATTCAACAATATTCAACAATATTCAATTTTAATTTAGTTTACTAAGAAATTCACAAAATTGAAACTCGAGATTTTATAAAAATAATTACCTTTAAGAGTTAAAAAATATCAAATGGCAGACAAAACAAAATTTATTGACGAACTTTCGACAAGATATACTCCTAAAGGAGAACATATAATTCTGGGAAAAGGAATGCTGGAAGGAGATGTTGTCACAGAGGTCAACGTTACTATTCCTTTAAAAACCATTAACCGTCATGGTCTGATTGCCGGAGCCACCGGAACAGGAAAAACAAAAACACTTCAGGTTTTCGCTGAGCAGCTTTCTCATGCGGGAATTCCGTCTTTGGTTTTAGATATTAAAGGTGATTTTTCAGGAATTGCTGAGTCCGGACAAATGAATTCTATTATTGAGGAGCGATATGCAAAAACTCAACTTCCTTACAATCCACAGGCTTTTCCGGTTGAATTGATGAGTATTTCGGGTGGAAAAGGTGTGAAATTGCGTGCAACCGTTACAGAATTTGGTCCTGTTTTATTAAGTAAAATTTTAGAACTCAATGATACGCAGCAAAGTATCATGTCTATTGTTTTCAAATACTGCGACGACAAAGGTTTGCCTTTAATTAATTTAAATGATTTAAAGAAAGTCCTGCAATATGTGACGGATAACCCTCAAGGTAAAGCTGAATTATCAGCCAATTACGGATCGATCGCATCCGCTTCTTTGGGAACTATTTTAAGATCAATCGTTGCATTAGAACAACAAGGTGCTACAGATTTCTTTGGAGAGTTAAGTTTTGATGTTCACGATTTGCTTGAAACGAGAGATGGGAAAGGTGTTGTCAATATTTTAAGAGTTGCTGATATTCAGAATAAACCGCAGCTGTTTTCAACATTTATGCTTTCGCTTTTTGCTGAAATTTACATGACGTTTCCGGAAGAAGGCGACAGCGGAAAACCAAAATTGGTTCTTTTCATCGATGAAGCACACTTAATCTTTGACGAAGCTTCAAAAGCTTTGGCTTCTCAGATCGAAACAATGGTAAAATTGATTCGTTCGAAAGGAGTTGGGATTTATTTCATTACTCAAATTCCTGGTGACGTTCCAGAAAATGTGCTTTCTCAATTAGGTTTAAAAATCCAGCATGCGCTGAGAGGTTTTACCGCAAAAGATAAAAAAGAAATTTCTAAAGCCGTAGAAAATTATCCTACAACCGAGTTTTACAACGCTTCTGAGTTAATTCAGAATTTAGGAATTGGAGAAGCCTTTATCACTGCTTTGGACGAAAAAGGAATTCCAACGCCCTTGGTTCATACTTATTTAATTTCTCCAGAATCCAGAATGGATGTTTTGAATGATTCAGAAGTTTCAGAATTAATTTCAAAGTCTGCATTGGTTTCAAAATACGAAAAACCAGTTGACAGTGAGTCTGCGTACGAGATTTTAGTTAATAGGATGGAACAAGCGGTAGAAAATTCAGCTCCTACACAAAAAACTAAACCAGTAAAAGAAGAACCGGGAATGTTTGAGCAGGTTCTAAAAAGCAGAGCCGGTAGAACTTTTGCCAATACTTTGATGCGAGAAGGTGCAAAAGCGATTTTGGGAATGTTCGGTTTAGGCGGAAGAAAAAGATAGACGTCTATCTTTTGCAGTTTTTAACGTATTTTGATTATTTTAGCAGAATTCCATAGGTGCTGAGATTTTTAGGGTTCAGTTTTTGATAGAAATTCTAAGTTAGATAAGAAATAAATGTATTCGATTATAGATATAGAAAGCAATGGTGCAGGGTTCAGGAAAGAATGCATTATCGATATCGCCATTTTTAGATATGATGGTCATAAAATTGTCGACCAATTTATTTCGCTTGTCAATCCTGAAAGTGATATTACTCCCTTTGTTCAGAAATTGACCAATATCAGTCCGAAAATGGTAAAAACCGCTCCGAAATTTCATGAATTGGCAAAAAGAGTCGTTGAAATTACAGAAGGCACAACTTTAGTAGGACACAACATCGATTTCGATTATAGAATGCTTCGCCAATCGTTTCAACGCCTTGGTTATGATTTTAAAATCAATACTTTAGATACAATTCCTTTAGCAAAAAAACTAATTCCTGATGAGGTAAGTTATTCATTGGGGAAATTGGTAAGATCGCTAGGAATTCCTTTAGTCAATGCACATCGTGCAGAAGGTGACGCAAGAGCAACTTTAGAATTGTTTAAATTGTTGGTTTCAAAAGATACCGAAAACGAGATTATTCAGGAGCAGCACGAAGAGACGAATGCTAAGACTTATATCAACAAAATCAAATTGTTAACTCAAGATTTGCCGAGCGAAAAAGGTTTTGTTTATTTCCAGAATGAATCTGGGAAGATTATTCTTTCCGAGTATGTTCAGGATATCAATAAGTTTTCAAAAAAGCTTTTCAATTCTAAATCGAAAAAATTTGAAGAAATTCAGCGTGATGTTGAGCAAATCAATTTTGAATTGACAGGAACTGATATCATTGCCAAGCTGATTTTAAATTCAAAAAATATCAAAAGAGAGAGTCTTTGCCTTTTGGTTTGTATTTTAGAAACAATAAATATGTTGCTGAAAAAAATACATTGAATAAAACTGAAAAGCCGATTCTGAAGTTTAAAGCTTTTACTCAAGGATCTAAAGCGGTTCAGTTTATCAGTAAAATCGATGAATATAAAGATGTTGAAGCTTTTAAAAGAAAATTGATTTCAGAAAAAGAAACGAACTTTGGTTGGGGAGTGGTAGAAAATTAGGTGAAAAATTATTTTTAATCATAGAAAACGGAAAAGCAGTTTCTTATGGTTTCTATGAATTATTTACCCAAATTCAGACTTTAAGTAAAATCTCAAAATTAAAAATCGATTTGCCTTTGCCAGCATCTGATCTTACCAATGATTTACAATTGGCTTTGCTGAAAGGTGATTTTGAGACTTTGCCATTACCGAAATAAGAGAACATTTTACAATCAGATGTATTTTTATTAAGAAGAAAATCCATTTCAAATTCAATTTCTCAAAATAAATAGTATTTTTGCAAAAGAATAAAAATAAGCAATGCAAAATTTTAAACAAAAACAAACCGGAAAAAAGGGAGCTGTAAAGTTTTCAAAGGTTTGGAATACCTAAAAGAGTTGTGTTGCATAAAAAATAATTATTGTGGCAGACTCTTTTCGAAGAATCTGCCTTTTTTTATGTAAAATTTAGAATATGAATCCAAAAGAATTATTAAAGATTGCCCAAGAATTTGGCACACCAGTGTATGTTTACGATGCTGAATCGATCAAAACTCAATACGAGAAACTTACATCTTCTTTTTAAAACACACCAAGTTCTTTTATGCTGCAAAGGCTTTAACGAACATCAATATTTTAAAATACATAAAGAACCTCGGCGCTTCTTTGGATTGCGTTTCGATTAGTGAAGTGAAATTAGGTTTAAAAGCCGGTTTTACTAAAGAAAAAATACTATTTACTCCCAATTGTGTTGACTTAGCTGAAATAGAAGAAGCAATGATGCACGGTGTTCATATTAACATCGATAATATCTCAATTCTTGAGCAATTCGGGAACAAATACGGAAATACATATCCTATTTTTGTAAGAATCAATCCACATATTTATGCTGGCGGAAACCATAAAATTTCCACAGGACATATCGATTCAAAATTTGGAATTTCTATTCACCAAATGCGTCACATTGAAAGAGTGATGAAAAGTACCAATCTTAATGTTGAAGGGCTTCACATGCATACAGGAAGCGAAATTAAAGATCCTGAAGTATTTTTGCAGGCTCTTGAAATTATGCTTGAATTATCTGAACATTTCCCGAATTTGAAATATCTGGATATGGGAAGCGGTTTCAAAATTCCTTATCAGGAAAGCGATATGGAAACTGATGTGAAAGCTTTAGGTAAAAAAGTTGAAAAAGCTATCTCAGATTTTTCTAAGGAGACCGGTAAGAAATTTGAACTTTGGTTTGAACCAGGGAAATTTCTTGTTGGAAAATGTGGATATTTATTGGTAAAAGCGAATGTCATCAAGCAAACAACAGCTACGGTTTTTGTAGGAGTTAATTCAGGATTCAATCATTTGATCCGTCCGATGTTCTACGATTCTTACCATACCATTGAAAATTTGTCAAACCCAAAAGGTGCAGAAAGAATTTATACTGTTGTAGGAAATATTTGTGAAACAGATACTTTCGCTTGGGACAGAAAACTGAATGAAGTAAGAGAAGGCGATGTTTTGGCTTTCCACACGGCGGGTGCTTACGGTTTTGAGATGAGTACAAATTTCAATTCAAGATTAAAACCTGCTGAAGTTCTTTTCTTAGACGGAAAGGCACATTTGATCAGAAAAAGAGACGAATTTGAAGATCTTTTGAGGAATCAGATTGAAGTTTTGTAAATTTCACTAAAAGGTGTATCTTTAAAATACCGAAAAATTACATCATGAAAAAATTACTTTCAGTTTTGGCTATTGCTGTTTTTACATTTTCTTTTTCTCAAACCAACGTCAGCGTAAAGTCTGATAAACAACAATTGGAAAAAGTGTATAACGGAGGTCAGGCAAAATTCAATAAAGATTTGCAAAATAATTTAGGACATACTGCAAATGTTTTTCAGGCGCTTGGAGATTTTAAATTAAATTTCAGTATTGATAAAGACGGAAAAATTTCTGATATCAAACTTTTCCCGCAACTCTTTGATCAGGCATTTGAAAGAGAAGTGAAAAGAGATGTATTGCGAATGAAAAAACATTTTGCCAATAATACCAATCAGAAAATTTCTGTTGCTCTGAATTTTTCCAGAGACTACATAGATTCCGGAAATAATGGTGCTCTATTGACGAATGACAATTACGCAACGTCTCAACAAAGCTTTTGCTCTACAAAATAACTTAAATTAAATAAAAATCATACTCCGCAAGACATTGCGGAGTATTTTTTGCTCTATACGGAAAATAAGATGTTGAATAAATTTTGATCAATGCTTCTTTAAGAATCTTTTATTAACTAAATTTGATTGTTCGTTTATCATTCGAAATCATGAATAATCAATTGATTTCAGATTCTATTTTCTAAATAGAAATTAATCTAAAAAAATAGTAAATTATGGCTAAAAATATTGCAGAGCAAATTGTAGAAATGCTCGAAAATGCCAATGTCAAAAGAATATACGCAGTAACTGGCGACAGTCTCAATCATTTAAATATCGCTGTGAAAAAAAGCAGCATCGAGTGGATTCATGTAAGGCACGAAGAAGTTGGAGCTTACGCTGCCGCCGCAGAAGCGGAACTGGATGGTTTTGCTGTATGCGCAGGAAGTTGCGGTCCCGGTCACGTCCATTTGATCAATGGAGTTTACGAAGCCCACAGATCGCATGTTCCGATGTTGGTAATTGCGTCAACGATTCCAAGCAATGAGATGGGAATGGATTATTTTCAAGAAACCAATACCATAAAATTATTTGATGATTGCAGTTATTATAATCAAATGATTACAAGACCGGAACAGGTTCAAAGAACTTTGCAGACAGCAATTCAGCATGCTATTTCTAAAAAAGGTGTTGCGGTAATCGGACTTCCCGGTGATGTTTCTGAGCTAGATGCTGAAGAAGCGACAACTTCTAATCAGATTTTCAGAACAAATCCTGTGATTCGTCCTTCAGATGAAGAATTAAATCACTTGGCAAATTTGATTAAT comes from Chryseobacterium sp. 3008163 and encodes:
- a CDS encoding helicase HerA-like domain-containing protein: MADKTKFIDELSTRYTPKGEHIILGKGMLEGDVVTEVNVTIPLKTINRHGLIAGATGTGKTKTLQVFAEQLSHAGIPSLVLDIKGDFSGIAESGQMNSIIEERYAKTQLPYNPQAFPVELMSISGGKGVKLRATVTEFGPVLLSKILELNDTQQSIMSIVFKYCDDKGLPLINLNDLKKVLQYVTDNPQGKAELSANYGSIASASLGTILRSIVALEQQGATDFFGELSFDVHDLLETRDGKGVVNILRVADIQNKPQLFSTFMLSLFAEIYMTFPEEGDSGKPKLVLFIDEAHLIFDEASKALASQIETMVKLIRSKGVGIYFITQIPGDVPENVLSQLGLKIQHALRGFTAKDKKEISKAVENYPTTEFYNASELIQNLGIGEAFITALDEKGIPTPLVHTYLISPESRMDVLNDSEVSELISKSALVSKYEKPVDSESAYEILVNRMEQAVENSAPTQKTKPVKEEPGMFEQVLKSRAGRTFANTLMREGAKAILGMFGLGGRKR